ACAATCATCTATCTGGTTTCATTCccaatttcattggaaacATGAGCTCTCTTGTGGATCTGGATCTCTCCAACAATAATCTAACTGGTTTCATTCCCGATTTCATTGGAAACATGAGCTCTCTTGTGCATCTGGATCTCTCTGACAACCACATTGAAGGAGCGAATCCAAATTCGTTTGCAAGGCTGTGTAATTTGCAAACATTGTCGCTTCAAACAAATCATCTGAGTGGACAATTATCCAAGTTTGTTCAACTATTGCCTAGATGTGCACAAAACTCGTTAAAGGATTTGCAACTGTCTGAGAATGTTCTTGCGGGGTCATTAAACAATCTTACAAGCTTCTCATCTTTGGGATTCTTGAATCTTAGCGCCAATCAATTAAGCGGAAAAATACCTGAAAGTATTGGGCAAATGTCCAAACTATGGTGCATCGATTTCAGCATGAACTCTTTGGAAGGGGTGGTTTCTGAAACTCATTTCTCAAAACTCTCTGATTTATATCAGTTGGATTTATCCTATAACTCactagttttaaattttcattctgATTGGGTTCCTCCCTTCCAGTTGAATTACATATATTTGGCCTCCTGCAATGTCGGTCCTCTTTTCCCAAAATggcttcaaactcaaaatgattcTTACCATCTTGATATTTCTAATGCTGGAATTTCTGATATCCTTCCaagttggttttggagtaattTTCGTAACGCGGAAATTATTAATCTCTCACAAAAccaaataagaggaatagaAGGTTCAATTCCCTCAATTCCGTCAGAAGTCCATCATCTGGATCTCTCTAATAATAACATTTCAGGGTCGCTTTCTTTCCTATGTGCAAGTGCAGATATGAGTTTAACAATTCTTAATCTTTCAAGCAACAGTTTTTCTGGAGAACTTCCAGATTGCTGGAGCCATTTGGAGACTCTAGTCATGCTTGATTTGAGTTACAATGCTTTTTCTGGAAAAATGCCCATGACAATAGGCTCTTTATTTCAAATGCAAACTTTGAAATTAAGACGCAACCGATTTGTTGGAGAATTGCCTTCATCGTTGAAGAACTGCGCAAGTTTAGAAGTTATTGATCTGGGAGATAATAAATTATCAGGACCAATACCTGCATGGTTAGGTGTGAGCTTCAAGAATTTGGTTATCCTTATGCTTTCTACTAATCACTTCAATGGAAGCATGCCCTCGCAATTATGCCATCTAACACACATTCAAATTATGGATTTCTCTATGAACAACATCTCTGGAAGCATACCCAAATGCCTCAAAAATTTGACTACTCTGGCTCAAAAAGGAAATCCAAGTCTATCCAGCACACGTATTCATGGCGGAAGTGAGGTTAATGGGTCAATTGCTCCTACTAATTATGACAATGATGCAAGCTTCATATGGAAAGGAAGAATGCAGACATACAAAAGCACTTTGGGCCTTGTGAAGAGAATTGATCTCTCAAGCAACAGATTAACAGGGGAGATTCCAGGTGAAATCATGCATCTTGTTGGGTTGATTTCTTTAAACCTTTCGAGAAACCAGTTAATGGGTCAAATAACTCCAGAGATCGGAAACTTGGAGTCATTGGATTCGCTTGATTTATCAAGAAACCGGATAGATGGAAGAATTCCGACAAGCCTTGCTCAGATATATCGTCTTAGTTTCTTGGACCTGTCATATAACAACTTGTCTGGCAAAATACCAACAGGCACCCAGCTCCAAAGCTTTGATCCCCTTGATTATGCTGGAAATCCTCAACTCTGTGGACCTCCACTTAAAAAGATGTGTGCTGATCAAAATGAGCCAACTGACTTGAGCAATGAAGAGGATAAGGATGAGTTTATAACGCTGGGATTTTACATCAGTATGGCGATTGGATTTGCTGTTGGATTTTGGGGAGTTTGCGGCACTTTGATATTCAACAGGTCATGGAGATATGCATACTTGAAGTTCTTGAATGGTTTAAATGATTGGCTCTATGTGAAGATAGCTTTGAGCAAGCGGCAACTGAAGCCAACATAAACTTAATAGATAAGCTCGCCACGgtactctttctctctcatcattaattttgttttataattatttttcttattgcattttttccttttctccaaACTGACGGgtattaatttgtttactTCGATATTTAGCTGCAGCATCTAAATTAGGAGAAAAGTAGCTGTAGCTGAATGCTTCCTTTTAGTTCAAGTGAGGAAGATTGCCAGTACGCGCATGCACAGGTATCTGGAGAAGAGTTTATGAGTTAATTTGGAGTGCTTAGTAGGAATAAACGTGATTTATATTGGTGTTAATTACTTGTCAGAACAATTAATTCGGAGTTCTCcgatttatgtatttttttttttttttgtttatttagaGAAATAAACAGATCCATGCAGATCCAATCATAACATGGGcaattataattatacatgAAGAACACTGCCCCAGAGGACGGTTCTTGCAAACAATAAATCATACAAATAAGCAAGACAGTACAATTAAAGCAAGAACAGTGAGCAAAAGCCAAGCTCACTCCGATTAATGTATTAATTCCAGCTATAGTGTTATTTTAATTACCtaagccaaagccaaagcaGACTTGATTTCAAATTACAATGTGTGGCTCTGTTTTGGTCATCTATTTGCAACGTACAGCTTCTCCTTGTAAATTGGGGGTCAGCTTCTCCTTGTAAATTTGTGGCTCTGTTTTGGTCATTCTTTCCTTTCATAATTCAACATCTTGTTCTGGCCACATGGTAGAAGATGCCTTTTTGTAAACAGACTTTCTGTATTTGGCCAGGCTTGCAATGCTCTATTTTGTGGATTTTAAGATTGTATTAGGCTTACTTGTGAGCTGCAAAATGCCTTGTACCAAAATTTATGTATAAAATGTGTGCTAAATTGTGTGGAGTAGAAGATTGAAGGTCTTCCTAGGCAAGCAATCACAagcattttctctcttttcaattTGTAGAAATGTTCAAGTTCTTGCCCATTACTTGCAGATATATAGTGTTGTATAGCATAAAGGCTCCAACATATGCAATTCCATCAAGGCCTGCAGGCCAATCACTGCTTTCTCTTGGATATTACAAACATTTGTAGAGCCATAATGAAAACTTGGTAGGCAAACCCAAATACTCGCATTGACCATTTGCTTAAACTTGATAGGCTAGCAAGGGGCTTGTAGCCCAAGCAATTAAGAGCATCTATCTCTGAACTCGAGGTCCTAGATGTGATTCcgacaaacaaaaaacttggTAGGCCAGACCCAAATGAACCTAGTTTTCATAAACTTGTTTGTCAGCTTGATAGTGGCTTATTAGAAGTCCAAATTGGTTGGGAAAGTAATGTCCACCAATTTTAGCAGATACCCTTTTGGACAATGTTGAACAGAGCACTTAACTTGATTGTTAATGACTAGGGCCCCTGataacagagagagagagagagagagagagaagagagttgaagaagaaagagagtatTTTTAGAGAGATTTGTATATTGATCTTTTCATCATGACTGATTACAATAATGACTCTGTTATATACAGAGTTGAAGAAGAAACATTCGGATGATCCCGGAAGCAAATGATCGACAAACGTCAATGTGCAATATTGAACTTTGGGTTAAAGTAGCTTGAATTCCACCAACATCATGACATTGTACGACCTTTGTACTGATGGAGCCCGGAAGCAAATGATCGACAAACGTCTAGATCCAAGAACAATCAAATGAGAACGACAAACATCTAGATCCAACTTCCAAGAACAAGCAAATGATCGACAAACATCTAGACCTATTTAATAATGCAGTCCCGCTCACCTAAGGTCCTAAAAATGAGGTCCTGTGAGGTCCTCTTTAAAAACGGCCCTTAAATTAATGTAACGGCCCATATCTTCATTATAATGAAGGTGTTTGCTTTGAATGTTCAACGGTAGAGTGGGATGAGCCAGGGTGTTGTGGTAAACAGAACAGGGTTAGTTCATGGGAAATTGAGACTCACTGAAAATTCATATTTCCTTCTCTGCCTTTGAGTCTTAAACGACCATTACACTCTGTATTCTTGGGTAAGTTTTTTATTCTGTTTCCAAGCAGGGAAGTCTGTTACATGCTTTTTTAATGACTTTTTTGTGCTACTAGGAGCAGAAACTGAGTGGGGAAATTTGATTAAAAGACGATACATTCGGGTTCCTGAGATTGGAAATGGGAACTCTTTTCCTTACTCGATTTCAAATCTATCTTTGGAACAGCTAGTCAATATGCTACTGAAACCTCAACTTGTTAATCATGCTTGAACTTTAGCTGCTCTACAACAGCAATCGGCTGCTAATGGAGATTTAATAGCAGATATGAAGACCATGCAAGCCAAACTCAACCAAAAGAATCCGGGTGTCTTTTCAGAAGGTATATCTCTACCGAATCAAAACCCTCCCCAATCATCTATGGATCAATCTGCTGCAATAAACGTGAACACATCTCATGCAATTCTACCAGGAAAGTTGAACAACCTAACAAAGTTTGGAAGTCAAACGCCCGTTGGAAATAGTACTGACAAGACAAAATTAGATACTGATTTTTCCGCAGATCAATTAAGCCAGTTGAATTCTAGAGGACAGGGAATTGAAGACAAATTAGCTGCAGGGTTTGTAAGTCCCTATAACCATGTGAACCAGCTGACATTTGCCAACCAAAACCAAAGTGCGGCGCAACTACAAACTAGCCCACGGCCCCTTTGGAATCATTACAGTACCACTCCCAACAAACTGATATGCCTCATTTAGATTTCAATAGCACAAATGGTTCGCTTCCATTCCTAGACAATGATGAATGCATATTTTTCCAGTCTTGTCAACCCTTTGCTGGGACACTTAGATCACTGGGGCCTTTGTCTCTGTTTGATTTGCAAGATTCTTCAGCTGTTTTAACTGAAGCAAATAATTCCTCCCCAACTTCAATTGGTCAGGAAATGTGGGATAATAGCCTGAATAATTGTAGGCTCTTACCCCACGTGGATCAGCTCACTTCATCCCATCGAGATCCAGGTTGCCTTAATTGTATTTCTAACTCAAGCAGTCTAAGAGATTTCTCAGATGAGAGCAACAATCAAAGTGGGATTTACGGAACGTTGCTGTTGGTAGTGGTGTTAGCACTGTTATTGACCTTTCTGTTTTCTACACTAAAGAATGCAGATTTCCACAACCCCTCAGATTGCTTGGTTGGTAACCTGAGCTCGAGCCGGGATCTTCAGTCTCAGTTTACCTCCGCCCGCCTAGGCGACTCCCAGGCTTTCTCCAGGCAAGACCAGGCAGACAACTCAGGCCATGCTAACAAGCTAGGATCAGAGGTCATACATATTTGAGTGCTAAAATACATCAAATATTGAATGCCTTAATACATTCAAGAATACACTATGATTCCTTCATTTCCTAACAATTCATTGTCCAGAGAACAGAACAGCTAATATCTCCTAAAGTAGAaatcaagaaataaaatagCTTTTAAATTACACAACAGATTCTACCCCCAGCTTGCTTGCAGTAACGAAAATAAGCAATTGATGACGCCCTTATTGCGACGTTGAAGGAATTTCACGAGGATGTTAAAAAGTAATGAAGCCACACAAATTTTGTGCACGTCATGTCAAAAATTAGCTCAAGTAATTACAAGATATTCACATTGAATCCATACAGAAATACCAAAAGCAGCAGATGACACACATATCAAGCACGTCGCTTACTAAGACGCCAAGAGTTAGGTTCATGGTATCTATCATATAGCGGTTCAATACGTTCTTGACGCTTGCGCTTGCTCATCTTGGTGGGATCTGCCACTTTGAAGAACCTGGGTGCCAGTTCCACAAGCCATTTGGGGTCGACGACCGTCACCTCGCGCATGTACTCCTTTGTGGTCATAACCAGCTCATGGTAGATCACCCAATCTGGTTGTCTCTGGAAGAGGGCGCTGCTTGGGTGTATATAAACTGGTTGGTTCTCCACTAGGGTTCTATAACCCTCCTGCGGGTCCTTTCTAGCACCGTGGAAGAAAAACCCTGCTGTAATTGCCTTCCTGATCTTTGTAAAATTCTTTCCAGCACTGACAACATCTAGTTTATACCTGAAATTCACAATCTATAGTCAGAATGCAATTTCATCTTCAAATCAGAATACTCAACTCAGAAATTGTTGATCACTGTTATAAACTAAAGCAAGGGGTGCTAGTAGAGACATTGGCATGACAATCTTTATAATAATCTATCCTAGAGCTTACATGACAATGCTATGTCAATCGAAGAAATCTGTTAAT
Above is a window of Prunus persica cultivar Lovell chromosome G2, Prunus_persica_NCBIv2, whole genome shotgun sequence DNA encoding:
- the LOC18778829 gene encoding LRR receptor-like serine/threonine-protein kinase GSO1 — encoded protein: MKGDGRCLKLFLALSILFLQNVKGGEVGHSHSHSHSLRDAKVTVRRCIERERQALLAFKRGLVDDSEVDESNPLSTWGSEAEKQDCCRWEGVYCSNQTGHVIQLHLEYSSYDEMILGYSFQGKMISPKLIELQHLQYLHLASIDFYESQIPDFIGSLTNLRNLSLSSCNLVGQIPSSFGNLTQLQYLDLSYNYQLQPENLNWLPALSSLTYLDLSVIDFNGSQIPDFIGSLTNLRNLSLRFCDLVGPIPSSFGNLTQLQHLNLGYNQLQPENLNWLPALSSLTFLDLSENFNGSQIPDFIGSLTNLRYLSLSFCNLVGPIPSSFGNLTQLQHLNLGYNQLQPENLNWLPALSSLTDLYLAGNFNGSQIPDFIGSLTNLRNLSLRFCDLVGPIPSSFGNLTQLQHLDLSYNQLQPENLNWLPALSSLTFLDLSENFNGSQIPDFIGSLTNLRYLSLSFCNLVGQIPSSFGNLTQLQNLDLSNNQLQPENLNWLPALSSLTDLDLSRNNLSTVFDWPEAVLNKLPKLVVLALENCSLPPPPPPPTLYKTNSSTSLAYVDLSDNHLTSSIFLWLSNYSTSLVALGLSNNHLSGFIPNFIGNMSSLVDLDLSNNNLTGFIPDFIGNMSSLVHLDLSDNHIEGANPNSFARLCNLQTLSLQTNHLSGQLSKFVQLLPRCAQNSLKDLQLSENVLAGSLNNLTSFSSLGFLNLSANQLSGKIPESIGQMSKLWCIDFSMNSLEGVVSETHFSKLSDLYQLDLSYNSLVLNFHSDWVPPFQLNYIYLASCNVGPLFPKWLQTQNDSYHLDISNAGISDILPSWFWSNFRNAEIINLSQNQIRGIEGSIPSIPSEVHHLDLSNNNISGSLSFLCASADMSLTILNLSSNSFSGELPDCWSHLETLVMLDLSYNAFSGKMPMTIGSLFQMQTLKLRRNRFVGELPSSLKNCASLEVIDLGDNKLSGPIPAWLGVSFKNLVILMLSTNHFNGSMPSQLCHLTHIQIMDFSMNNISGSIPKCLKNLTTLAQKGNPSLSSTRIHGGSEVNGSIAPTNYDNDASFIWKGRMQTYKSTLGLVKRIDLSSNRLTGEIPGEIMHLVGLISLNLSRNQLMGQITPEIGNLESLDSLDLSRNRIDGRIPTSLAQIYRLSFLDLSYNNLSGKIPTGTQLQSFDPLDYAGNPQLCGPPLKKMCADQNEPTDLSNEEDKDEFITLGFYISMAIGFAVGFWGVCGTLIFNRSWRYAYLKFLNGLNDWLYVKIALSKRQLKPT
- the LOC18779160 gene encoding probable pre-mRNA-splicing factor ATP-dependent RNA helicase DEAH5, translating into MIQTGNIFYRPREKQAQADQKRAKFFQPEGDHLTLLAVYEAWKAKNFSGPWCFENFVQSRSLRRAQDVRKQLLSIMDKYKLDVVSAGKNFTKIRKAITAGFFFHGARKDPQEGYRTLVENQPVYIHPSSALFQRQPDWVIYHELVMTTKEYMREVTVVDPKWLVELAPRFFKVADPTKMSKRKRQERIEPLYDRYHEPNSWRLSKRRA